The Anabrus simplex isolate iqAnaSimp1 chromosome 6, ASM4041472v1, whole genome shotgun sequence genome includes the window tcccgattactggatactggccgcacttcatgCCATGCCAAAGTTAAGGCGGCTAAGCATCGTGAGACAAGTTTCACGTTACATGAGCACATCTACTGTCCTAGTGGTAGTAAATGATAAGGAACTCATGAATGTGGATAGTGATTACTCTGGTGATGATGATTATAGGCTGTAATCCATCCATCAAAGTTCCCACGATGCTGAAGCCCGCTTTTTGTaacaattttccttacgtcgcactgacacagacagatatTGTGGTTTCCGTGGTCTTATTTTCAcgtcaggctgtaccttaattaaggacatggccgctttcctccgaatcctagccttttccccatCCCATCttcggcataagacctgtctgtgtcggtgggacgcaaagcaaattgtaaataaataaataaataaataaataaataaataaataaataaataaataaataaataaataaataaatatttacatatGTTGAATGGTGTTCCCAATAGAAATATGTAGGAGTAACGATCTTTGAAGAGATATAGACAGTGAAAACCGTCGTTGTTAACATCATCGATGAAATTCTTGGGTGTTGTAATACACAACCGACAAGAAgaagtatctctctctctctctctcctatactGTAGGTATTGATTACATTAAGACTCTCAACAACAGGAGGGTTTCCTATTTTAATGTTTAGAGATGAAATGcgatggtgtatggcttttagtgccgggagtgtgcgaggacaagttcggcttgccagatgcaggtctttcttatttgactcccgtaggcgacctgcgcgtcgtgatgtggatgaagtgatgatgaacacgacatatacaccctgtccccgtgccagcgaaattaaccaattatagttataattcccgacccggtcgggaatcgaatccggaacctctgtgaccaaaggccagcacgataaccatttagccgtggagccggacatgttTTGATATAATGTTGGGATATCAAACGATACGGTCAGCAGAATGGTCTCTAATGTGTCTGCAGCTGTGGCATTAATAATTTTGTAGAACTGTTTAAATCGCTTTCTAATTCGCAATGTCACTTTAGGGTTGGGGACTATGTCCCtttttcggcacactgtgccggtgcacagttacgtTCCGTAGGttcggaacaccgagtgtcaattgctccgaaatattctcaagcgagaccgagagagtgactcgctgtcccgtcagaagcgccactatgcaatgcccttcgcctactagctggctgtcgataccggctgtgtgccgccactTGCTGGAGTCACATCCTCTTTGTTCTGAGAGTTctgttgcaccggcaactggccttcagtacatgcgagtaacttaatgtgttctgttttgtattcaactgttttgtaagagtgttttcattgaagtcTAGTAATaaaaccgtacgaaagacggtaaactttgcataatgtcgtaTCGGTGTCCTGTTTAGGacatttttactagaataaaaccggacagagtgaaatccaatttatgttcttctattttgtctgcaaagggactttcaaccggcacaatgacaagacatttcaaacttaaacataaAATGtaccacaatttttattttcgtgttctgcgtGTATATTGtatttaagttttaattttcatctCCTGTCCCGCTTgcatatagtgtttaatttttatcttcttgTTTTGCTTGTGtgcgttaatttttattttcgtgttccgcttcgatattgtgtacgtaaatagagtaggCCTACTGAGAagtgtttcttcaactgtgcgagtatatttttaattggtgaaaataacatggtgacatttgtaaacacatctactgccagtgtaattgtgagaGGTGTATTTCGgattgaatgaaaacattcttattctaaaaacaacatttagacataaTTTTTTGatgcgtatttcagagttccgacagCTTTTACACGTGCTGTGAAGTTTTATCCAggtcctaattactcacaatacaggccgatacattcaactgctGAAAATATcgttgaattagttacttttaaacacctgtactgccattgcgACCGTGTTATATGTATTTCATATTGAGTGAAAAAATCTTAATATAAAAGCAGCCTTTATGCTTGATTAttgggcacgaatttcagtgttccgactgttccttcacgttccgtgcagctttgtGCTGGCCATatctacacacagcacgtccggtacagcagcacatttCCGGTgtcgcggagcatgtcatgttgcctcccgacgttctctctactgcgcagttacagtcccgagtgccgtgtgccggcacactgtaccgaaacactccacctcaagctcctaatgttgcggaacaactgactgttccggtctgcccaaccctatgtCACACGCGTAATGGTATCAAATTCCCCTGTAATTATTTTCCTGTGTGCCTTCTTTTTCTCTTGATCTCAGACCATCGGTATTGTATTCTATAACGCTTTGATACTTGGATACTAACTCAGTGAGTCATGTTTTATTTCTAAAGTAGAAAAAAATATGTCCCTGTTTCACTTCTCAACCTTTTAAATTTCTTCAATCACTGCTTGCAGATCTAATACGAAAGCATAATACAGGCTACCACGGTAACTATGGAATAAAAAATATCGCCCAAAAAGAAAGAAACGAACCACGCAAGAAGCGTATTCATCACCTCCAATTTTCAGTCTCAGCCTCCTTGATTAGTAAGGTGGCTGTTGCCGACGGGCGATAATATCGTGTTAGTTAATCCTCTGCCGAAGTAGCTCCGTGAAACGTGTGGCTAgcaagaacacattaaaatatcgACCTGAAGTTAAAAATACgtccttctctgtggtgtagtggttagtgtgattagttgccacgccTGTaggcccgggctcaattcccggctctgccacgaaatttgaaaagtggtacgagggctgggacggggtccactcagcctcggaaggtcaattgagtagaggtgggttcgattcccgcctggtttcccacttctcctccaggcaaatgccgggatggtacctaacttaaggccactcccgcttccttccctcttccttgtctatcccttcccatctgcccatccccccacaatgcccctgttcagcatagcaggtgaggccgcctgggcgaggtactggtcatcctccctagttgtatccttcgacccagagtctgaagttccaggacactgcccttgaggcggtagaggtgggatccctcgctgagtctgagggaaaaaccaaccctgaagggtaagcagattaagaaagaaagaaagaaagaaagaaagaaagaaagaaagaaagaaagttaaaaatcccagggttagagtatattaaACCATCCTTGCTGAAACCCGGCCTGCGTGGTACACATACATCTTACCCTCCAGACTCCTGGCGTAAGTACGTCACTTTTCATATCACAAACCCACTGCACATTGACTTTGTCTCGAATTTACGTACATTAACGCACATAGGTGTACACTGCGTTGCCTTCACTGTAGGCGCCAATCCACGAACTTATTGATTGCAGTAATATTTGGGATTGAGAAACAATATATCAACAATATGGTTTTAAATATGTATTGAATATATAGTATTTTATTTCAACAATTTCTATCACTCGTTACGTATTCTTCTGTGTGTTAAAAATTGTGGTCATGACCCTCACGCAgtccacgttattattattattattattattattattattattattattattattatcaccgataACACTAGGGTCCCTTAGACACTGGCGAATTTTGCTTTGAAAACCAATTAGACAGCAAGGGAATCATGACCTTGACCCTCTATAAGTAAATTAGGTTGGTAGCCCTGACGAGCCAATGCGAAACCGGCAGCTCCATTGTTTCACTTCGTTTCAGTCAGCAGGGAGGTGAATCAAATGCAGGGTTGATTAGACTCCAGTGTTGAGTCGAGTTTATACAGTGCGTTTCAGCAGCCCATTCCAATAACGTGTGTTGCAGCCCAACTAACTTgtacatggttataggggtgctattcccctgaaGGCGTACTGTACGGCACttatgttcagtgagcacattttgcacacgattctgaaccctagcgaaatgctgtatcatccgttcgcaaaacatgacgccttgaaatcatgaagcaacatccttttaccatgtaactatgttaaagGGTCGTGcgtcgtgaccgggtgtaacgaagaggggaatcaatgcataaaactaggaaCAGTGCAGTGATTAATTTCTTAAACACCGAACCTGATGGCATATGTACTCTGCTCTGCTCTCGCCGTACTGCCAGTATGTGTCAcgtagtgtagcgtagcggatgtgattAAACGTTCGCTAGCAATCGACGAAATGTGCGACCGCCGGTTCGGATCCTGCATCGTTCCAAtattttttgcatcggtatgatatttgaatacgtcaacacaggcccatgtttgccacattcaaacagtagaatgacactgttattcatcttgcgtcctgcgcatactccactggttaaggcctgaatgtactgtaatctcggGTATGTTtttcacagaggaatacgttgacatgctcctcatttatggggaagcaagacaaaacgcgtgcgaggcactacgcttgtaccaggaacggtatcccggcaggcgacacccggctgctgcgACATTCCGCCGTTTTGAAAGACTTCAAGGACAACAGGTGTGATTTCCATCGAGCCACCAGGCCGCGAAAGGTCCGTTACATCTTGTGAAACAGAAGGGGCCGttttggaggcagctcgtaataatccagaAATACGTACAAGGGCGACTGCAGGActggtgaacaccagccagccgtccgtctgacaaatactgcatgaacataatttcacccataccatcttgagctacaccaagagctccatggacgggatttcgaagctcgaatggagttctgtcggtgtctgttaggcaggctggacaatgatgcagcattcgtatcgcatatcttgttctcggaagaatcgcgcttccacaataatcgccacaatatgcactataggagtccggacaatcctcagtGGGTGCGataggcggcccatcaagtacgatggtgagtgaatgtttggtgtggaatcttggggcaTCGCCTGATtcgaccttatttctttgagggccattgggcGGGCACCCAGTACCTGCACTTTCCGcctcaggaactcccactgctgctggaggatgtgcccttgctcgatcgtttgacgatgtggttgcaacaggacggAGCTCCACCaaattcgactttgcccgttcgcaaccatctgaacgagaaactgccagggaaatggataggacgaggggGCCGTgcttcttggcccgccagatcagcGGATTTAACACCGTTACACTTCCCCTTGTGGCGACATTTCAAGAACATCGTTTACACTGAAGCGCCGGAAACCCCCGACCAGTTCCGTCAACTCaccacggacgcctgccgagcaattacacctggaatgcttcagcacgcaagaagatctattggacaccgggcccgaatgtgaaaaaccaaaacggtcatcacatcgagcatgtgCTCcgataaaacattttttttttttgctatttgctttacgtcgcatcgacggagataggtcttatggcgacgatgggataggaaaggtctaggagtgggaaggaagcggctgtgtccttaattaaggtacagccccaacatttgcctggtgtgaaaatgggaaaacatggaaaaccatcttcagggctgtctgccgactgtggggttcgaacccactatctcccgattactggatactggccgcacttaaccgactgcagctatcgagctcggtgataaaacATTGCCTGACCAGTTGTGTTCCTATATTTTCCGTTAtgcatgtgtccggcctgctaactaattagCCCCTTTcaaggccacaaacacattcattcagaCACAATTTGCATTAAAGTGGGTATTGAACTTGCATTGCATGAGGTATtaaaaagattttaaaaattcgTAATCTTCACCCCGGTCTCGAGCCCCCCACGTGGCATGCAAGCCGGCTCCGCCACACCTTTACCACCTACACTACGGTTCCCTACGGCACCGTGAGCAGCTTAATAGCAAATATTAGGTTTACTGTGgttacaatatcaatttagtgtttcaactgcgtgtcaggttcatattatctagaaggcacacgtttgtcttccagtgtttagtacgtccgcctctgtggtgtagtggttagtgtgattagctgccacccccggaggcccgggttcgattcccagggctgccaagtaatttgaaaagtggtacgagggctggaaccgggtccactcagcctcgggaggtcaactgagtggaggggtgctcgattccctcctcagccatcctcgaagtggttttccgtggtttcccacttctcctccaggcaaatgccgggatggtacctaacttaaggtaacgcccgcttccttccctcttccttgtctatcccttccaatcttcccatcccccgacaaggtccctgttcagcattgcaggtgaggccacctgggcgaggtacttgtcattctccccagctgtatcccgcgacccaaagtctcacgctccaggacactgccattgaggcggtagaggtgggatcactcgctgagttcgagggagaaaccaaccctagagtgtaaacagattaaaaagtaGAAGAAAAAAAGGATAATATTAcgacgtcctatcatggtgaggtggtGAATACCAAGATGTCcgattgtgttgtctgagcatacctgCAGGGCAGATATTTTCAGGACGCAATTAATATTGTGGGTTCCATAAAACTAAATTGGAAGGGGCAGTTAAATCACGCTGTATATTATGTGGTGAGTTATCTATTGCTGGATCAAAGTGGCATCAGTGCCACTGCTTTACATACCCTGAACAGTGAGAACGGTCCAATGGTAAGAACATAGTTTCTAGGAATCTAGATATGGGACAGATTGAACTTTTCGTGAAATATGATCTGGATGTAGCTTACTTGAGAAGATTTCTTTGGTTATCAGTCAGTGATATTTTGATCGCAAAATTCCATCACGTGAGGCACTGGCTCATAAGCAGAGGTGCTCTATCTGTGCTTGGGTAAAGGAAATGTAGACAAAACTTATGTGTTCGTCTTGACAGCTGGAGATAAGGGATGAACATCGGACAGTTTTCATTTCAGTGAATAAACATCCTAGCCTGAACACCCCTGAAACAATGCGTTATGATCTAATTACCCGTACTGTTACTTTTTCTTGACAAGTGGTGATTGTTAGCATAGTGCATTCAAGTGAATTGTTTATAACTGAGGAGAATTGAAAAAAATAACTGGGAATACTTTCATTATTCATCATTAGACATAATATTCTCTCAGTGCTGCAATTTATAACGTAGACTTACCATCCTCGAAAACGgtttcatggaaagaaaaatttttagtgtttgagtagaacgcgtaGATATCACCGAGATTATTTATCTATCGATTATATTTAATGTGTCAGTTGACTGATAAAATAGGACGCTACCTGTTGCAAGAAAATGAAAATCTCAGACGTTGTTTTAATGAAGTAGCTCTTCAATATAAGGCAAAATGTATGCTAAGCATacgacgtcacacgcatactctcttATAAGATGTCGCTGTGTTGACACGCGCCCTCAGTTGGAGGATGTTCTCAATCATCATTTTAAgttgaatgttgtgccgagcaactatATCCCAGCACATTGGCCAATTCatttattaatataatttacattcgtaatattactcccgaactcttaaattatgtcttttATTTATCACTAGCTGATAtccccgtgcttcactacggaattctaaattgtatacagaattctaggttaaggcttggtttctcagaaccgacgcatgcgaagtgcgaggtgcgaggcccgcctcgcacaaatccagactacacgagcttatgcaagtggtttctcaagctgcgcggtgcgcagtgtgcgcaacctcgcagtgagacctcgcagcgtcacctcgcactgattcgtccggccacaTTTGTGCGAGGCGAtagcagtgcgaggcgacattatttctgttcttgttttcactgttttgtgcaacacgatgagctttacggccgaaatggacgaggaactgattgaagaagttcgaatgcaTCCAGTGTTGTATAAcctacaacacaagagctacaaaaacaacgttgtgaaagacaacttatggaaaatgatatcactgaagttggatagaacaggtAAGAAACGTTATTAGTTTTATGTATTACGTATgccttgagaaggaaagagttcgtaaaagtAGAAATTCCTAAAACGGAGGTACCAAACgaataatgttaatttactgtcatttggaaacCTCCTTTCTTGGGATTctttgatttttcattgatgtggtagctgcctctgaggatcagtggtagagtgtctattattattattattattattattattattattattattattattattattattattattaattacaacaaatataattattaaatataaggattaaataattaacagatttagaaatgatatagcCTACCAACCAATGAATCCATTCCTTTAATATCAAATATGtcaatatatttcattttacaaaatttgagttcagtattgttcacttcataaaatcacgtgttttattttaataacgatgttcattccgttattatgctaattgggtcacaggaaaagtaaactataggtaaacaaacaCACGTTTATCCGTtagaaaaaaactttcactccaccctgttagcatattctctttgccATGCCAATTCTCCCTCCCTGCTGCAAAAGTATTGCTTGaggctgtctcttatcatgaaagcgtcatgtgtagaatttcctccgttgtcagctgccagaggaatcatgttgtCTTCTGGTAATTCTAAATTGCCAATAAAGTGTTCATTCGgacaaggaattcgctcattccggagaaggttgtggaggatacaggctgacatcacaagatcatcaacagtttccattgatacagctatgggggtgaagaaaaccctccagtactgacacataatcccaAAGGTGTTTTCAGTTGTTCTCCTAGCCCGGCTGTGCCTGAAGTTGAATATACGCTTTTCCTCATCATGCCGCGATTGCTTTTGTGGATAAGGTCTCATCATTGTAGTAGTCAAACCGAATGCCTCATCACCAACAATGACGTGTGGCAAAACGTTGGAATGTTGGAGACTTTTTTCAGTTCCAGGTAATGCACTCGGTCGAGGAAAAGGGAATGTTCCTTCGGTTATCATTCTGTACAGCtgagattttttaaatattccagCATCGCCTTCTTTTCCGTATGAACCAACATCAACAAACAAGTATTTGTAGTTGTGGTCTACCAAAGCAAGTAGGACTTGAGAAAAGTATCCTTTATAGTTGAAACACAGTGACCCAGTCTTGTTGGGACATTTTTCCCGTATGTGTTTGCCATCGATCGCACCACAGCAGTTTGGGTAATTCCACTTGTTATAAAAACCATTTGAAACTACTTTCAACACCTCCTCTGTGAGCACAGGTATGGCCTCACTCTTCAGCCTGCTGGAAATTGCTCTCAGTGTCTTCCTAACAATGCAACTTATCCAGCTATGCGTGATTCTGAACTGGAAGGCTAGTGATCTGAAAGATTCTCCCGTGGACAGGTACCTGTGAAAAAGGAAGAGCTATCAGCTGCTTATTTAGTGGTGGTGAATGTTAGTGGTAGAAGAAGTTTAGCCCACAAAACTAGTACATaaaaacagtataatatatttcaaaTGTAAATCTTAAAAGTTGTTTGTAGTAGTTGCTTATTTAAATTGATGTTTGTTTCCTCCCCAGAAAATGAGTGCAAAACGAGGTGGCGATCGATCAGAGATACCTACAGAAAAATCAAGATAAAGGGGAAATACAAAACTGGTTCTGCAGCACCATCGAAATCAAAGTACAACACAGCCAAATTTGCTTTCCTCGATGTTGCTCTACAGGAAAGAAAGTAGGTGtcttgtggtggtgatggtggtggtggtggttattttaatACAGGGGGGGGGGATGCCGTAGGTATCTACAGATATGCCACAATATGTTCATAATTTAATTGTATATTCATCATCTCATACTTTCTCCAAATCTCAATGGATAAACCTTGGAAGTCTCTAAAAGGAAATTCTTCCGTTGAAGTATTTAGTAAAGTTTCCTTCTTGTTGTTGCAGAACTGTATCGTCATTACCAGAGAAGACTGCGAATGAGCATGAGAGCCACGATAGCGACGCTGAAGAGAGTGAAAAGCGGAAGGAAGAACTAGGTACCGGTACTGAGGACaatgaagaaaaggaagaattaaaTTTTCATGAGGAAAGAACTCGTAGTGGGGAAGCGGAcagccatggaaatccatcttaCAAAAAAAGGAAGGCCATCTTTTTAAAGGATCGAGCACTTGATGAGATAAAAAAGGGTCGTGAAAGTAGAATGGCTATTATGAAGCAAATATTAGCTATTAAATCAGAAGGACACAAGGAAGATCATCCTGTGATAGATTTTTTCAAAAGTATGGCAAAGACGGTGATGGAATTTTCTCCGGAGCTTATAGCCGAAACGCGAATGAAAGTTTGCCAAATTGTAACAGAAATGGAGATGCGGCATCTGTACCAACAACGGACCACTTCGTCCACGACGTTTTCAACACCAAATAGTTTCGAGGATTCTAACTCTGTTATCACCGAATTGTCACCTGGTACATCGTCAGTTCAAGATGAAGTGTCGACTGAACTGTCCCAGTACATCGCTTTACCCTGACTGCAATCCATATTATAAACAATGGCTAACTCAATATTTCGTGCAGAGTTTTGTGATAATTTAAGGTAAATTCACTAATTATAATAATCTGTAATTCATTTTCCAGAAATTATCTTGTAGGCTATTGTATAAACATGTTCATACTTGTAGGCCCTACCTCAGGAAATACTTGGCATCGAAAATccgtggaaattaaaatatacacgTACTTTTGAAGAcgacaaattaattttattttaggaaTAATTACCTTAAGATTTACTAAATGATTACACTCACCTTAGTGTGACACAGAGTTTCTCCTCAGGTGAGATGGTTTTTAGATACCTGTTGTTACTCGGTTTCTTCGTAATATCTTCTTTGATAACATTTAAAATCCTTTGAAAAAGGTCCCTTGAGACCCGAAAATAACTTCTGAATTTACTTTCACTGTCAATCAAATGGCGTTTTACAAGAATATTGTAGGCCCCCtctgttttcctatttttaaagacatcgCTGCCTTCTCCGCCAAAACAACGCAAGATAATTTCCTCCTCAttatccgcttcctcttccaacagtagcgcacaggctgcgagatcCATTGAAcaagacatgtgctcggcaactgatccgccTCGCAGcgtgggaaaccacgagcctcgcagcgtcattgcgACGAAAGCACGCAACgccggcctcgcacctcgcacctcgcatccgtcagtt containing:
- the LOC137501294 gene encoding uncharacterized protein, yielding MSFTAEMDEELIEEVRMHPVLYNLQHKSYKNNVVKDNLWKMISLKLDRTENECKTRWRSIRDTYRKIKIKGKYKTGSAAPSKSKYNTAKFAFLDVALQERKTVSSLPEKTANEHESHDSDAEESEKRKEELGTGTEDNEEKEELNFHEERTRSGEADSHGNPSYKKRKAIFLKDRALDEIKKGRESRMAIMKQILAIKSEGHKEDHPVIDFFKSMAKTVMEFSPELIAETRMKVCQIVTEMEMRHLYQQRTTSSTTFSTPNSFEDSNSVITELSPGTSSVQDEVSTELSQYIALP